The following is a genomic window from Shewanella avicenniae.
ACGAGATAGCTGAATTAAATTGTGTTAATCCAGCAACCGTGTTTTGTCGACACTTGCGCGCTTGGCACTGAGCGACCGCCGCAAACTGCGGCAAATCGCCTTTCGCAACGCGGCGTTTACCTGTTGACGCCCGGGGATAAATGAACATGCGTTGCATCTATGAGCTGTGTTGATTTTGTGCAATACTGCACGTTTTCCTCCAGCAAGCAGTAAAAGCCTTTTCAACATGGAAAACATCGAAATCCGCGGTGCCCGCACCCATAATCTGAAAAATATCAATCTCACCATTCCTCGCGATAAATTGATTGTAATCACCGGGTTATCTGGCTCAGGCAAGTCATCGTTGGCGTTTGATACCCTGTACGCCGAAGGTCAGCGTCGCTATGTTGAGTCGCTGTCAGCCTATGCGCGACAGTTCCTTAGCTTGATGGAGAAGCCGGATGTTGATCATATTGAAGGCTTGAGCCCAGCGATTTCGATTGAACAAAAATCCACCTCGCATAACCCGCGTTCGACCGTCGGTACCATTACCGAAGTATACGATTACCTGCGTTTGCTGTTTGCCCGCGTGGGCGAACCGCGTTGTCCAACCCACGGTGAAACACTGGCGGCACAAACAGTCAGTCAGATGGTTGACCAAGTGCTGGCGCGCCCCGAAGGTGAACGTTTAATGCTGCTGGCACCGGTGATCCAAGGCCGTAAAGGCGAGCACGTTAAACTACTGCAAAGCTTGGCAGCACAAGGTTACATCCGTGCCCGCATCGATGGCGAAGTGTGCGATCTGTCCGACCCACCAGAGCTGGAGTTACACGTTAAACACACCATCGAAGTGGTGGTTGACCGCTTTAAAGTGCGGGCTGATTTGCAGCAACGTTTAGCCGAATCGTTTGAAACCGCACTGGAGCTGTCAGGCGGTATTGCCTCTGTGGTGAGCATGGATGACGAGTCTGCGCCGGAGTTACTGTTCTCGGCTAATTTTGCTTGCTCCCAATGTGGCTATTCAATGGCCGAGCTGGAACCGCGCTTATTCTCGTTCAACAATCCAGCCGGTGCTTGCCCTACCTGTGACGGTTTGGGTGTGCAGCAGTTCTTTGACCCTGCGCGGGTCATTACTAATGATGAGTTGTCGCTGGCGGGCGGTGCAATCCGTGGTTGGGATCGGCGTAATTTCTATTACTTCCAAATGTTGAAGTCGCTAGGGGAACACTACCACTTCAGCGTGGAAACCCCGTTTGCCGAACTGCCAAGCGCTATTCAGCAGATGGTGCTCAACGGCTCTGGTGAAGAAACCATTGCCTTTAAATACATCAATGATCGCGGCGACGTGGTGGTACGTAATCACCCGTTTGAAGGCATTCTCAACAATATGGATCGCCGTTATCGCGAAACTGAATCCAACACAGTACGCGATGAACTGGCCAAATTTATCAGTACCCGCCCTTGCGCCAGCTGTGGCGGCTCACGTCTGCGTGAAGAAGCGCGCAACGTATTTATTGGTGATATCACCCTGCCCACCGTCAGCGACTGGTCGATTGCCGATGCCAGTGACTATTTCAATCAGCTCCAGTTTTCTGGTCAGAAAGCGCAGATCGCTGAAAAAGTGCTGAAAGAGATTGGCGATCGTCTCGGCTTTTTGGTCAACGTCGGGCTGAATTATCTGAGCCTATCGCGCTCTGCCGATACCCTTTCTGGCGGTGAAGCGCAACGGATTCGGCTGGCGAGCCAAATTGGTGCGGGCTTAGTTGGTGTAATGTACGTACTCGACGAACCCTCGATTGGCTTGCATCAACGCGATAACGAGCGTTTGCTAAGCACCCTGACCCACCTGCGCGATTTGGGCAACACCGTGATTGTGGTGGAACACGATGAAGATGCGATCCGCATGGCGGATCATATTATCGACATCGGCCCAGGTGCTGGCGTGCATGGTGGCGAAGTGCTCTGCGCTGGCGATCTTGCCAAAATCACCGCCTGTGATGCGTCCATCACCGGCCAATATTTGTCAGGCAAGAAAAAAATTGAAGTCAGTTCACTGCCAACGCCGTGCGATCCGAACAAGATGATCAAACTGTTTGGCGCCAGCGGCAACAACCTCAAAGATGTCGATCTCGAGATCCCGGTGGGGCTGCTGACCTGTATTACTGGCGTGTCGGGATCAGGTAAATCGACCCTGATTAACGATACCTTTTTCCGTATCGCCCACAAGATGCTCAACGGCGCGACAGTCACCGAGCCTGCGCCGTATAAAAGCATTGAAGGCATGGAGCAGTGCGACAAAGTGGTCGACATCGACCAAAGCCCGATTGGCCGGACACCGCGCTCCAACCCAGCCACCTATACCGGCATCTTCACCCCAATCCGTGAGCTGTTCTCGGCGACCCAAGAATCACGTACCCGCGGTTATCAGCCGGGGCGTTTCTCGTTCAACGTCAAAGGCGGTCGCTGCGAAGCCTGTCAGGGCGACGGTTTGATTAAAGTGGAGATGCACTTTCTGCCCGATGTGTATGTACCGTGCGACGTGTGTAAAGGCAAACGCTATAACCGCGAAACGCTGGAAGTGAAATACAAAGGCAAGAGCATTCACGAAGTGTTGCAGATGACCGTTGAAGAAGCGCGTATCTTCTTTGATGCGGTTCCTGCAATTGCCCGTAAACTGCAAACCCTGATGGAAGTGGGCTTGTCTTATATTCAACTTGGCCAAAGCGCGACCACACTTTCAGGCGGTGAGGCGCAGCGGGTGAAACTGGCCAAAGAGCTGTCAAAACGCGATACCGGCCAAACCCTGTATATTTTGGATGAGCCCACCACCGGGCTGCACTTTGCCGATATTCAGATGCTGTTGGATGTATTGCATCGCCTCAAGGGCCAAGGAAACACCATAGTGGTGATTGAGCACAACCTTGATGTGATCAAAACCGCTGATTGGATTGTCGATCTCGGCCCGGAAGGTGGCGCGGGCGGTGGTACCATTTTAACGGCTGGAACACCTGCTCAAGTCGCTCAGCACCCAACATCGCATACAGCGCGTTTTTTGAAACCGATGTTGAGTTGAGTTTTTTCGGTGAAACAAATAGTTACCCGCTAGACACAATTTGATAAAAAAGACAGTTATCTCAAGCGTAAGCTGGCGATTTCGCGGGCTTGCGCTACAATTTTGTGGATATTTGTTGGCCACAGCGCTATAATCCGCCCCTTTTTAACGGAAAAGTCGGCGCGGGGTCGGATTTTCCGTCTGTGTGAAACCATTCCTGTGTCTATTTTGACACATCCACAAGGCTACAAAATTCAATGTCATCTGAACTTACTTTCCGTGAACTCGGTTTGTCCGAGGAGCTTTTAGTTGCGCTCAACGAGCTTGGCTATGAGCATCCAACCCCTATCCAAGCAGCGAGTATCAAACCGCTGATCGAGGGCAAGGATATCCTTGGTCAAGCCCAAACTGGTACCGGTAAAACCGGTGCATTTGCGTTGCCGTTACTGAACGCAATCAAACGTGACCTCAACGCCCCGCAGATTCTGGTTCTGGCGCCAACGCGCGAACTTGCTGTACAAGTTGCCGAAGCCTTTTCCAGCTATGCCAAATTTATCAAAGGGTTCCACGTACTGCCTATCTATGGCGGTCAAAGCATGCATCAACAGTTGCAAGCTCTGCGTCGTGGTGCTCAGGTTGTTGTAGGTACACCTGGCCGCGTGATGGATCATATGCGTCGCGGCACGCTTAAACTTGATAATCTGCAATCTTTAGTGCTCGACGAAGCCGATGAAATGCTCAAAATGGGCTTCATCGATGACATTGAATGGATTCTTGAGCACACCCCAGAAACTCGCCAATTGGCACTGTTTTCAGCCACCATGCCTGAGCAGATCAAGCGTGTGGCAAACAAGCACCTGAACGAACCAGTCAATATCAGTATTGCGGCCAGCCACACCACCGTTGATTCTATCGAACAACGTTTTGTGCAAGTTGCGCAACACAACAAACTGGAAGCCTTGGTGCGCGTACTGGAAGTGGAAAACACGGAAGGTATCATCATCTTCGTGCGTACCCGTAACTCATGTGTGGAACTGGCTGAGAAGCTGGAAGCCCGCGGTTACGCCAGTTCACCACTGCATGGCGACATGAACCAACAAGCGCGTGAACGCGCAGTTGAACAGCTGAAATCTGGCAAGCTGGATATTCTGATTGCGACTGACGTTGCAGCGCGTGGTTTGGACGTTGAACGTATTGGCCACGTTATCAACTACGATATTCCATACGACACCGAAGCCTACGTACACCGTATTGGCCGTACTGGCCGTGCTGGCCGTACCGGTATGGCGATCCTGTTTGTGACTAACCGTGAAATACGCATGCTGCGCACCATCGAACGCGCCACCAACAGCCGTATTTCGCCAATGAAGATCCCAGGTCCAGAAGTGGTGGCAGAGCGTCGTTTGTCTCGTTTAGGCGAGCAGATCGGTAGCGTCATCAACAATGAACAGTTGGACTTTATGCAAAGCGCTGTGGGCACCCTGTGTTCACAACTGGAAATCGAAATCGATACCCTGGCTTCAGCACTGCTGTACTTAGTACAACAAGAGCGTCCACTGCAACCACCAGCGATCCAAGAACGTGTGCGTGATAGCCGTGACAGCCGCGAAGGTCGCGATGGTCGTGATGGCGGTTCACGTGGCGATGACCGTAACGGTGATCGTAAACCACGTCGCGCCCGCCCAACTGGCGATCTCGGTATTGCTGAACAGCTAAAAGACAACCCAGAGATCAAGATGGCGCGCTACGTGATTGAAGTGGGTCGTGACCACGGTGTAGGTGTGGGCAACATTGTTGGCGCGATTGCTAACGAAGCCAACATCGACAGCCGTTACATCGGTCAAATTCAATTGCTGGATCAGATCAGTACTGTTGACCTGCCTACTGGCATGCCAAAAGAAGTGTTAGCCCACCTGCGTGGTGTGCGTGTATGTGGTCGCCCAATCAATATCCGTGAAGCGGGTACTGAAGTTGAAGGCGCTTCATCATCACGTCGTCCACGTCGTGACGGCGGCGCACCTCGTCGCAGTGAAGGTCGTGGTGAAGGTCGCAGCAGCGAAGGCCGTAGCGAAGGTCGTGATGGCCAACGCCGTGAACGCCGCAGCGAAGGTGGCGAACGTAAGCCACGTCGTCGTGACAGCAAATAATTCACGCCAACGCTAAATGCAAAAGGGAACCCATGGGTTCCCTTTTTCGTATCGCGATTACCGTTACATGAACATAGATGAGCTGAGCCATCGATAAACCGCCTTAGAGCTCAGCGGTTAAGTCCCGAAGCGCGTCATCTCAAAGCGGTTTAGCAGTCGGTGGATCAAATACAGCACCACCAAGGTTGCCACAATCGAGCCAAGAATACTGCTGATGCGGTACATGGCGCTAAACACCATATCGCTATTTGGCGACAGATATTGCCCAAACAAAATACCAAGGGTGGTCATTGAACCAAAGCCGATGCCAGAGCCCGAACGCTCTTTGACGTGGATTTGAGCACAGAGCATGACGCATATCCAAAACAGCGGTAGCAGGAACAGCAAAATCTCAGCCCAATCATAGAGTAAGATTTGAATCATTAATCCCATCCCTACGCCCACAATCGTACCGTAAGCGCGCTTACGAGCGTAACCTAACGCACCGTTCCAATGCATCGGGAACAACAGCAGTAACGTTGTAGCTTGGGCCGATAATGAGTCTTGCAGATCAAACATCTGAAACACCACAAACGACATGGTTGCCATCGTGGCGCCGAGTATCGCTTCATGGCGACGGCGATGGGGCTGTTTGCCTTCAGGCTTAAATGCTGGACGTTGTTCAACATCGGGGATGAGCCACTTCATCAAGTAGGCAATGCCCACAGCCACAAAGGCCGACATCAGGTTCAGAGTGATGAGGTCATTCACATCCACCGTTGAATAGCTGGCAAAGTGCAGCATGATGCTGAGATTGATGACACCACTCGCGCCGTACAGAAACAACGGCCCTTTCGACATACAGGCAAACCGATGCAGAAATAACACAAAGGCAAACAAGGTCATCGCCACCGGATGACTGCCCAACATGCCACCGACCAAGCCCACCTCAAGCGCGCATAACACACTGGAGGCAATCATCTGTCTGGCCGCATGCGCATTCATCACCGGCACCAAGCCAAGCAACAACATCGGCGTCACTACAAAAAATACGCCGTTGTCCCAACCCATAACCTTGCACAGGGCAAAGCCCAAGGTCGCGCCGGTGGCAATCCGTAAACATTGGCGTAAGTCGTTTGCAGTTAACGACATATGAGGTAAAAACATAACGGCCTTTAGTAGATGTAGTGCAGCAAGGCAATGAACTTAATTTGCGCTTTGGCAAACCAGTGCATGATGCCGGACTCAGGCAGCAGTTGCACTGTGGCACGCGCGCCAGCGGCCAGTTCACGTTGCGATGGATGCTCCAAGGTAAAGTGCAACCGTAGGCGCTGTGCATCACGCACCCAGCGGTTAGATTGCTCTGGCGCAGCCAAAGAGCCATCGGCAGAAAACTGCCCAGCACTCACACCGGCATCAATACTGCTAACACTGGCGGCATACAGCATGCCCGGATCACCGTCGAAG
Proteins encoded in this region:
- the uvrA gene encoding excinuclease ABC subunit UvrA, translating into MENIEIRGARTHNLKNINLTIPRDKLIVITGLSGSGKSSLAFDTLYAEGQRRYVESLSAYARQFLSLMEKPDVDHIEGLSPAISIEQKSTSHNPRSTVGTITEVYDYLRLLFARVGEPRCPTHGETLAAQTVSQMVDQVLARPEGERLMLLAPVIQGRKGEHVKLLQSLAAQGYIRARIDGEVCDLSDPPELELHVKHTIEVVVDRFKVRADLQQRLAESFETALELSGGIASVVSMDDESAPELLFSANFACSQCGYSMAELEPRLFSFNNPAGACPTCDGLGVQQFFDPARVITNDELSLAGGAIRGWDRRNFYYFQMLKSLGEHYHFSVETPFAELPSAIQQMVLNGSGEETIAFKYINDRGDVVVRNHPFEGILNNMDRRYRETESNTVRDELAKFISTRPCASCGGSRLREEARNVFIGDITLPTVSDWSIADASDYFNQLQFSGQKAQIAEKVLKEIGDRLGFLVNVGLNYLSLSRSADTLSGGEAQRIRLASQIGAGLVGVMYVLDEPSIGLHQRDNERLLSTLTHLRDLGNTVIVVEHDEDAIRMADHIIDIGPGAGVHGGEVLCAGDLAKITACDASITGQYLSGKKKIEVSSLPTPCDPNKMIKLFGASGNNLKDVDLEIPVGLLTCITGVSGSGKSTLINDTFFRIAHKMLNGATVTEPAPYKSIEGMEQCDKVVDIDQSPIGRTPRSNPATYTGIFTPIRELFSATQESRTRGYQPGRFSFNVKGGRCEACQGDGLIKVEMHFLPDVYVPCDVCKGKRYNRETLEVKYKGKSIHEVLQMTVEEARIFFDAVPAIARKLQTLMEVGLSYIQLGQSATTLSGGEAQRVKLAKELSKRDTGQTLYILDEPTTGLHFADIQMLLDVLHRLKGQGNTIVVIEHNLDVIKTADWIVDLGPEGGAGGGTILTAGTPAQVAQHPTSHTARFLKPMLS
- a CDS encoding DEAD/DEAH box helicase, coding for MSSELTFRELGLSEELLVALNELGYEHPTPIQAASIKPLIEGKDILGQAQTGTGKTGAFALPLLNAIKRDLNAPQILVLAPTRELAVQVAEAFSSYAKFIKGFHVLPIYGGQSMHQQLQALRRGAQVVVGTPGRVMDHMRRGTLKLDNLQSLVLDEADEMLKMGFIDDIEWILEHTPETRQLALFSATMPEQIKRVANKHLNEPVNISIAASHTTVDSIEQRFVQVAQHNKLEALVRVLEVENTEGIIIFVRTRNSCVELAEKLEARGYASSPLHGDMNQQARERAVEQLKSGKLDILIATDVAARGLDVERIGHVINYDIPYDTEAYVHRIGRTGRAGRTGMAILFVTNREIRMLRTIERATNSRISPMKIPGPEVVAERRLSRLGEQIGSVINNEQLDFMQSAVGTLCSQLEIEIDTLASALLYLVQQERPLQPPAIQERVRDSRDSREGRDGRDGGSRGDDRNGDRKPRRARPTGDLGIAEQLKDNPEIKMARYVIEVGRDHGVGVGNIVGAIANEANIDSRYIGQIQLLDQISTVDLPTGMPKEVLAHLRGVRVCGRPINIREAGTEVEGASSSRRPRRDGGAPRRSEGRGEGRSSEGRSEGRDGQRRERRSEGGERKPRRRDSK
- a CDS encoding DUF2955 domain-containing protein — translated: MFLPHMSLTANDLRQCLRIATGATLGFALCKVMGWDNGVFFVVTPMLLLGLVPVMNAHAARQMIASSVLCALEVGLVGGMLGSHPVAMTLFAFVLFLHRFACMSKGPLFLYGASGVINLSIMLHFASYSTVDVNDLITLNLMSAFVAVGIAYLMKWLIPDVEQRPAFKPEGKQPHRRRHEAILGATMATMSFVVFQMFDLQDSLSAQATTLLLLFPMHWNGALGYARKRAYGTIVGVGMGLMIQILLYDWAEILLFLLPLFWICVMLCAQIHVKERSGSGIGFGSMTTLGILFGQYLSPNSDMVFSAMYRISSILGSIVATLVVLYLIHRLLNRFEMTRFGT